In Staphylococcus argenteus, the following proteins share a genomic window:
- the blaI gene encoding penicillinase repressor BlaI: protein MANKQVEISMAEWDVMNIIWDKKSVSANEIVVEIQKYKEVSDKTIRTLITRLYKKEIIKRYKSENIYFYSSNIKEDDIKMKTAKTFLNKLYGGDMKSLVLNFAKNEELNSKEIEELRDILNDISKK, encoded by the coding sequence ATGGCCAATAAGCAAGTTGAAATATCTATGGCTGAATGGGATGTTATGAATATAATATGGGATAAAAAATCAGTATCAGCTAATGAAATTGTAGTTGAAATTCAAAAATATAAAGAAGTTAGCGATAAAACAATTAGAACATTAATCACAAGACTATATAAAAAAGAGATTATAAAACGATACAAATCAGAGAATATTTATTTTTACTCATCAAATATTAAAGAAGACGATATTAAAATGAAAACTGCTAAAACCTTTCTTAATAAACTGTATGGAGGGGACATGAAAAGTTTAGTGCTAAATTTTGCGAAAAATGAAGAATTAAATAGCAAAGAAATTGAAGAATTGCGAGACATTTTAAATGATATTAGTAAAAAGTAA
- the qacR gene encoding multidrug-binding transcriptional regulator QacR, protein MNLKDKILGVAKELFIKNGYNATTTGEIVKLSESSKGNLYYHFKTKENLFLEILNIEESKWQEQWKKEQIKCKTNREKFYLYNELSLTTEYYYPLQNAIIEFCTEYYKTNSINEKMNKLENKYIDAYHVIFKEGNLNGEWCINDVNAVSKIAANAVNGIVTFTHEQNINERIKLMNKFSQIFLNGLSK, encoded by the coding sequence ATGAACTTGAAAGATAAAATACTAGGTGTCGCAAAGGAATTATTTATAAAAAATGGATATAATGCCACTACTACTGGAGAAATTGTTAAATTATCAGAAAGTAGTAAAGGGAATCTTTATTATCACTTTAAAACAAAAGAAAATCTATTTTTAGAAATTTTAAATATAGAAGAATCTAAATGGCAAGAACAGTGGAAAAAGGAACAAATCAAATGTAAAACTAATAGAGAAAAATTTTATTTATATAATGAACTATCTTTAACAACCGAATACTATTATCCACTTCAAAACGCAATAATTGAATTTTGCACTGAATATTATAAAACTAATAGCATTAATGAAAAAATGAATAAATTAGAAAACAAATATATAGATGCTTATCATGTAATTTTTAAGGAGGGTAATTTAAATGGCGAATGGTGTATTAATGATGTTAATGCTGTTAGTAAAATAGCAGCAAACGCTGTTAATGGAATTGTTACCTTTACACATGAACAAAATATTAATGAAAGAATTAAACTTATGAACAAGTTCTCTCAAATTTTTTTAAATGGACTTAGTAAATAA
- the fabI gene encoding enoyl-ACP reductase FabI: MINLENKTFVIMGIANKRSIGFGVAKVLDQLGAKLVFTYRKDRSRKELEKLLEQLNQEEPKLYQIDVQKDEDVVNGFAKIGEEVGNIDGVYHSIAFANIEDLRGRFSETSREGFLLAQDISSYSLTIVAHEAKKIMPNGGSIVATTYLGGEFAVQNYNVMGVAKASLEANVKYLAYDLGPDNIRVNAISAGPIRTLSAKGVGGCNTILKEIEERAPLRRNVDQEEVGKTAAYLLSDFSSGVTGENIHVDSGFHAIK, encoded by the coding sequence ATGATTAATCTTGAAAATAAAACCTTCGTAATTATGGGTATTGCTAATAAACGTAGTATCGGATTTGGCGTTGCAAAGGTATTAGATCAATTAGGGGCTAAACTTGTTTTCACTTATCGTAAAGACCGTAGCCGCAAAGAATTAGAAAAATTATTAGAACAATTAAACCAAGAAGAGCCAAAATTATATCAAATCGATGTTCAAAAAGATGAAGATGTAGTAAATGGTTTTGCTAAAATTGGCGAAGAAGTAGGCAATATTGATGGCGTATATCACTCTATCGCATTTGCAAATATTGAAGACTTACGTGGACGTTTCTCTGAAACATCACGTGAAGGTTTCTTACTTGCGCAAGATATCAGTTCATATTCATTAACAATTGTTGCGCACGAAGCGAAGAAAATAATGCCAAACGGTGGTAGTATTGTTGCAACAACATATCTTGGTGGTGAATTTGCCGTTCAAAACTATAATGTGATGGGTGTAGCTAAAGCAAGTTTAGAAGCTAATGTTAAATATTTAGCTTATGATTTAGGCCCGGACAACATTCGAGTAAATGCTATTTCTGCTGGTCCAATTCGTACGTTAAGTGCTAAAGGTGTTGGTGGTTGCAACACAATCCTTAAAGAAATTGAAGAACGTGCACCATTAAGACGAAATGTGGATCAAGAAGAAGTAGGTAAAACAGCTGCTTACTTATTGAGTGATTTCTCAAGTGGCGTAACTGGTGAGAATATCCATGTAGATAGTGGTTTCCACGCAATAAAATAA
- a CDS encoding recombinase family protein — translation MIIGYARVSSVDQNLERQLDNLKTFGVEKIFTEKQSGKSVENRPVFQEALNFVRMGDRFVVESIDRLGRNYDEVINTVNYLKDKEVQLMITSLPMMNEVIGNPLLDKFMKDLIVQILAMVSEQERNESKRRQAQGIQVAKEKGVYKGRPLLYSPNAKDPQKRIIYHRVVEMLEEGKAISKIAKEVNITRQTVYRIKNGKGLS, via the coding sequence ATGATTATAGGTTATGCAAGAGTATCTTCGGTAGATCAGAATTTAGAGAGACAGCTAGATAATTTGAAAACATTTGGCGTAGAGAAAATATTTACAGAGAAACAATCGGGAAAGTCAGTAGAAAATAGACCCGTATTTCAAGAAGCACTTAACTTTGTGAGAATGGGCGATAGATTTGTAGTAGAATCGATTGATCGCTTAGGTCGTAATTATGATGAAGTGATTAACACAGTTAATTATTTAAAGGATAAAGAAGTTCAATTGATGATTACTAGTTTACCTATGATGAATGAAGTGATTGGTAATCCACTATTAGATAAATTTATGAAAGATTTAATCGTTCAAATCTTAGCAATGGTTTCAGAACAAGAACGAAATGAAAGTAAACGTAGACAAGCACAAGGTATTCAAGTTGCGAAAGAAAAAGGTGTGTATAAAGGACGCCCTTTACTATATTCACCTAATGCTAAAGATCCTCAAAAACGTATTATCTACCATCGTGTTGTTGAAATGTTAGAAGAAGGCAAAGCAATTAGTAAGATTGCGAAAGAGGTTAATATCACAAGACAGACAGTTTATAGAATTAAAAATGGTAAGGGATTATCTTGA
- a CDS encoding quaternary ammonium compound efflux MFS transporter QacA gives MISFFTKTTDMMTSKKRWTALVVLAVSLFVVTMDMTILIMALPELVRELEPSGTQQLWIVDIYSLVLAGFIIPLSAFADKWGRKKALLTGFALFGLVSLAIFFAESAEFVIAIRFLLGIAGALIMPTTLSMIRVIFENPKERATALAVWSIASSIGAVFGPIIGGALLEQFSWHSAFLINVPFAIIAVVAGLFLLPESKLSKEKSHSWDIPSTILSIAGMIGLVWSIKEFSKEGLADIIPWVVIVLAITMIVIFVKRNLSSSDPMLDVRLFKKRSFSAGTIAAFMTMFAMASVLLLASQWLQVVEELSPFKAGLYLLPMAIGDMVFAPIAPGLAARFGPKIVLPSGIGIAAIGMFIMYFFGHPLSYSTMALALILVGAGMASLAVASALIMLETPTSKAGNAAAVEESMYDLGNVFGVAVLGSLSSMLYRVFLDISSFSSKGIVGDLAHVAEESVVGAVEVAKATGIKQLANEAVTSFNDAFVATALVGGIIMIIISIVVYLLIPKSLDITKQK, from the coding sequence ATGATTTCATTTTTTACAAAAACTACTGATATGATGACATCAAAAAAAAGATGGACTGCACTAGTAGTATTAGCTGTTAGTTTGTTTGTTGTTACAATGGATATGACAATATTAATTATGGCTTTACCGGAATTAGTAAGAGAGTTAGAGCCTTCTGGTACCCAACAGTTATGGATAGTTGATATATACTCTCTTGTTTTAGCTGGCTTTATAATTCCATTGAGTGCCTTTGCTGATAAATGGGGAAGAAAAAAAGCATTATTAACTGGATTTGCTTTATTTGGCCTCGTTTCATTAGCTATATTTTTCGCAGAAAGTGCAGAGTTCGTAATAGCTATTCGATTTTTACTTGGTATTGCAGGTGCTTTAATAATGCCAACTACTCTTTCAATGATAAGAGTAATTTTTGAAAACCCTAAAGAAAGGGCCACTGCATTAGCTGTATGGTCAATCGCTTCATCGATAGGTGCTGTTTTTGGACCAATTATCGGAGGAGCTTTACTTGAGCAATTTTCATGGCACTCGGCATTTTTAATTAATGTACCGTTTGCGATAATAGCAGTTGTAGCAGGTTTATTTTTATTACCAGAGTCTAAGTTATCAAAAGAAAAGTCTCACTCGTGGGATATTCCTTCTACAATTTTATCAATTGCAGGCATGATTGGACTGGTATGGAGTATCAAAGAATTTTCAAAAGAAGGACTAGCAGATATTATTCCATGGGTTGTAATAGTATTAGCAATTACCATGATAGTGATATTTGTTAAACGTAATTTATCAAGTTCTGATCCAATGTTAGACGTAAGACTTTTTAAAAAGAGATCATTTTCAGCTGGTACAATTGCTGCATTTATGACAATGTTTGCAATGGCATCTGTTTTGTTATTAGCTTCACAATGGTTACAGGTTGTGGAAGAACTTTCTCCTTTTAAAGCTGGCTTATACCTATTACCTATGGCAATAGGAGATATGGTGTTTGCACCAATTGCACCCGGATTAGCGGCGCGATTTGGACCGAAAATAGTGTTACCTTCCGGAATTGGAATTGCAGCCATTGGCATGTTTATTATGTATTTCTTTGGTCATCCATTATCATATTCTACAATGGCTTTAGCATTAATTTTAGTTGGAGCTGGTATGGCTTCACTAGCAGTTGCATCTGCTCTAATAATGTTAGAAACACCTACATCAAAAGCAGGTAATGCAGCTGCTGTTGAAGAGTCTATGTATGACCTTGGAAATGTTTTTGGTGTAGCAGTACTTGGTAGCCTATCTTCTATGCTTTATCGTGTATTTTTAGATATTTCATCTTTTTCATCAAAAGGTATAGTTGGAGATTTAGCTCATGTAGCTGAAGAATCTGTAGTGGGCGCTGTCGAAGTAGCTAAAGCTACGGGGATAAAACAGCTTGCAAACGAGGCTGTAACATCATTTAATGATGCTTTTGTAGCAACTGCTTTAGTAGGTGGGATTATCATGATTATCATTTCAATAGTTGTCTATTTGTTAATTCCCAAATCACTTGATATAACTAAACAAAAATAG
- a CDS encoding recombinase family protein, translating into MKIGYARVSTGLQNLNLQEDRLNQYGCEKIFSDHISGAKSKRPGLDRAIEFARSGDTIVVWRLDRLGRNMADLITLVNELNNRGVSFHSLEENITMDKSSSTGQLLFHLFAAFAEFERNLILERSSAGRIAARARGRYGGRPEKLNKRDLTLLKTLYDNGTPIKTIAEQWKVSRTTIYRYLNKLNNQENKDK; encoded by the coding sequence TTGAAAATAGGTTATGCAAGAGTTTCAACTGGTTTGCAAAATTTGAATTTGCAGGAAGATCGATTAAATCAATATGGTTGTGAAAAAATATTTAGCGATCACATAAGTGGAGCAAAAAGTAAACGTCCTGGTTTAGATAGAGCCATTGAATTTGCGAGGTCAGGAGATACGATTGTTGTTTGGAGACTAGATAGACTAGGACGTAACATGGCAGATTTAATCACATTAGTTAATGAACTTAATAATCGAGGCGTGAGTTTTCATAGTTTAGAAGAAAATATAACAATGGATAAATCAAGTTCTACAGGACAATTGTTATTTCATTTATTCGCAGCATTTGCAGAGTTTGAACGTAATTTAATTTTAGAACGTTCTTCAGCGGGGCGAATTGCAGCTCGTGCTAGAGGACGCTATGGAGGTCGACCCGAAAAATTAAATAAACGAGATTTGACTTTACTCAAAACACTTTATGATAATGGAACCCCAATTAAAACTATTGCAGAGCAATGGAAAGTTTCACGTACAACAATCTATCGTTATCTCAATAAGTTAAATAACCAAGAAAATAAAGATAAATAA
- a CDS encoding IS110 family RNA-guided transposase translates to MNYLGVDISKRSSVVAHYHNDQFQREFTIQNNKNGYNYLLKYLNNLDHLQIIFESTGIYSRGMTRFCRVNQINYIEMNPLEAKFRTSSLRSWKTDQADAHKLAQLAPTLKATETISMYGDIFFELRERARFHLEIENEQNRLKFEIVEQLHQTFPGLEKLFSSRYSIIALNIAERFTHPDMVRNMDIDTLISYIFNSTDKGLSMNKAENHAHQLVNIARESYPNVDRHSFLVEKARLLIRQLKQSIQHLKQLDEDMIQLAQQLDCFENIHSIPGIGKLSAAMIIGELGNITRFKSNKQLNAFVGIDIKRYQSGSTQSRDTINKRGNKKARRLLFWVVMNIIRGQHHYDNHVVDYYYKLRKQPHEKAHKTAVIACINRLLKTIHYLVMNQKLYDYQMSPH, encoded by the coding sequence ATCAATTACTTAGGTGTTGATATTAGTAAAAGAAGTAGTGTCGTAGCTCATTATCATAACGATCAATTTCAAAGAGAATTTACCATTCAAAATAATAAAAATGGTTATAATTATTTATTAAAGTATTTGAATAATTTAGACCACCTACAAATCATTTTTGAATCTACTGGTATTTATTCAAGAGGTATGACTCGATTTTGTCGCGTAAATCAAATTAATTATATTGAGATGAACCCGTTAGAAGCTAAATTCAGAACAAGTTCTTTAAGATCATGGAAAACCGATCAAGCTGATGCACATAAACTTGCGCAATTAGCACCTACTTTAAAAGCAACGGAAACCATATCTATGTATGGAGATATCTTCTTTGAGTTGCGAGAGCGTGCACGTTTTCATCTAGAAATTGAAAATGAACAAAATCGGCTTAAATTTGAAATTGTTGAACAGCTTCATCAAACTTTTCCTGGTTTAGAAAAATTATTTAGTAGTCGATATTCTATCATTGCACTTAACATCGCAGAACGATTTACTCATCCAGATATGGTGAGAAATATGGATATTGATACCCTTATTTCTTATATATTCAATTCGACTGATAAAGGTCTATCTATGAATAAAGCTGAAAATCACGCACACCAATTGGTTAACATTGCTCGGGAAAGCTATCCGAATGTCGATAGACATTCATTTCTTGTAGAAAAAGCACGGTTGTTAATTAGACAATTAAAACAATCTATACAACATCTTAAACAATTAGATGAAGACATGATTCAATTGGCGCAACAACTTGATTGTTTTGAAAATATTCATTCAATACCAGGCATTGGAAAACTATCTGCAGCTATGATTATTGGGGAACTTGGAAATATTACGCGATTTAAATCTAATAAACAATTAAATGCATTTGTAGGCATCGATATCAAACGATATCAATCAGGTAGTACGCAAAGTAGAGACACAATTAATAAGCGTGGCAATAAAAAAGCAAGAAGATTACTGTTTTGGGTGGTTATGAATATAATAAGAGGGCAGCATCATTATGACAATCATGTAGTCGATTATTACTATAAGCTAAGAAAACAGCCTCATGAGAAAGCTCACAAGACTGCCGTCATCGCTTGTATTAATCGTCTCTTAAAAACGATTCATTATTTAGTAATGAATCAAAAATTGTACGATTATCAAATGTCCCCACATTAG